A single Agromyces sp. CF514 DNA region contains:
- a CDS encoding GNAT family N-acetyltransferase — MRRPHPEIRLAAPGELELLEQLENDADGLFIERFRPTSWRPAPDAATRAAQPGFILVAVVEGSDGDGDRTTVVGFAQVLEHDGHVHLEQLSVSPAHARRGHGRRLVEAAIAHAAALGYAEITLRTYADVPWNGPFYRSCGFVESDPATPWHRELAEHDLGLPGGPASGITSRRIQMTARC; from the coding sequence GTGCGGCGACCCCATCCTGAGATCCGGCTCGCCGCGCCCGGCGAGCTCGAACTCCTCGAGCAACTCGAGAACGACGCCGACGGGCTGTTCATCGAGCGGTTCCGGCCGACGTCGTGGCGACCCGCGCCCGATGCCGCGACCCGAGCGGCGCAGCCCGGGTTCATCCTGGTCGCCGTCGTCGAGGGCAGCGACGGCGACGGCGACCGGACGACCGTCGTCGGCTTCGCCCAGGTGCTCGAGCACGACGGCCACGTGCACCTCGAGCAGCTCTCGGTCTCGCCCGCGCACGCACGCCGCGGACACGGCCGCCGACTCGTCGAGGCGGCGATCGCCCACGCAGCAGCCCTCGGCTACGCGGAGATCACCCTGCGCACCTACGCCGACGTCCCGTGGAACGGACCGTTCTACCGCAGCTGCGGATTCGTCGAGTCCGACCCGGCCACGCCCTGGCATCGCGAACTCGCCGAGCACGATCTCGGCCTGCCCGGCGGGCCCGCGAGCGGCATCACGAGTCGGCGCATCCAGATGACCGCCCGCTGCTGA
- a CDS encoding deoxyribodipyrimidine photo-lyase, whose translation MPAAPTIVWFRDDLRVGDHPALAAAAERGAPVVCVFVLDEESHGIRPLGGAARWWLHGSLEALRADLEALGTDLVLRRGPAGRVIRSLVDETGADAVFWNRRYGGPEREVDTELKSGLGDDGLEVKSFDANLLFEPWTIRTGQGTPYSVFTPFWRACLSAPEPRHPLAVPDAIDAYVPDVASDDLASWHLLPTRPDWAAGLRETWTPGSAAAHDRLAEFLDERLGDYDAARDRPAAVDATSRLSPHLRWGEISPFEVWHAVRERRAGAGGGRGAGSGGEATSRARFLAELGWREFAWHVLFHAPDLATRNWRAEFDAFPWPRLHPTALRAWEEGRTGVPLVDAGMRELWRTGSMHNRVRMVTASFLTKNLLIDWRRGEQWFWDTLVDADAASNPFNWQWVAGSGADAAPYFRVFNPLLQAKKFDPRGDYVRRWVPEADGDDYPEPIVDLGESRAAALAGYQSVKAAMGAARAATPS comes from the coding sequence ATGCCCGCCGCGCCGACGATCGTCTGGTTCCGCGACGACCTGCGCGTCGGCGACCATCCGGCGCTCGCGGCCGCGGCCGAGCGTGGTGCGCCGGTCGTGTGCGTGTTCGTGCTCGACGAGGAGTCGCACGGCATCCGCCCGCTCGGCGGGGCGGCGCGGTGGTGGCTGCACGGCTCGCTCGAGGCCCTGCGTGCCGACCTCGAGGCGCTCGGCACGGACCTCGTGCTGCGACGCGGCCCCGCCGGCCGCGTGATCCGCTCGCTGGTCGATGAGACCGGTGCCGACGCCGTCTTCTGGAACCGCCGCTACGGCGGCCCCGAGCGCGAGGTCGACACCGAGCTGAAGTCGGGGCTCGGCGACGACGGGCTCGAGGTGAAGAGCTTCGACGCGAACCTGCTCTTCGAGCCGTGGACGATCCGCACCGGGCAGGGCACGCCCTACTCGGTCTTCACGCCGTTCTGGCGCGCCTGCCTCTCGGCGCCCGAGCCGCGGCATCCGCTCGCCGTACCCGACGCGATCGACGCGTACGTTCCGGATGTCGCGAGCGACGACCTCGCATCGTGGCACCTGCTGCCGACCCGCCCCGACTGGGCGGCGGGCCTTCGCGAGACGTGGACGCCCGGCTCGGCCGCGGCGCACGACCGGCTCGCGGAGTTCCTCGACGAGCGACTCGGCGACTACGACGCCGCGCGCGACCGCCCGGCCGCGGTCGACGCGACCTCGCGCCTGTCGCCGCACCTGAGGTGGGGCGAGATCAGCCCGTTCGAGGTGTGGCACGCGGTGCGCGAACGCCGTGCGGGTGCCGGGGGCGGCAGGGGCGCCGGGAGCGGAGGCGAGGCGACGAGCCGGGCCCGGTTCCTCGCCGAGCTCGGGTGGCGCGAGTTCGCCTGGCACGTGCTCTTCCATGCGCCCGACCTCGCGACCCGCAACTGGCGCGCCGAGTTCGACGCGTTCCCGTGGCCGCGCCTGCACCCGACCGCGCTGCGCGCGTGGGAGGAAGGACGCACGGGTGTGCCCCTCGTCGACGCCGGCATGCGCGAGCTCTGGCGCACGGGATCGATGCACAACCGCGTGCGCATGGTCACGGCGTCGTTCCTCACGAAGAACCTGCTCATCGACTGGCGCCGCGGCGAGCAGTGGTTCTGGGACACGCTCGTCGACGCCGACGCGGCCTCGAACCCGTTCAACTGGCAGTGGGTGGCAGGTTCGGGGGCCGATGCCGCGCCCTACTTCCGCGTGTTCAATCCGCTGCTGCAGGCGAAGAAGTTCGATCCGCGCGGCGACTACGTGCGGCGCTGGGTGCCCGAGGCGGACGGCGACGACTACCCCGAGCCGATCGTGGACCTCGGCGAGTCGCGTGCGGCCGCGCTCGCGGGCTACCAGTCCGTGAAGGCGGCCATGGGAGCGGCTCGTGCGGCGACCCCATCCTGA
- a CDS encoding MFS transporter — MSPTSSPDTSSLPVIEPDLDAAAASIDEADAAAQASPATQADAAGGGGTAKPGLAARIAASVSDPVLRILVTATLISRVGRGIFLTITVLYFTLVVGLPAHEIAIVLGAASAAGIVASLAGGWLADRMSARRVLLVFTTLEGLGLLCYAVTGDFVSALVVAVIVGAFGQGANSTRMAILARAFEPEQRVHARAVLRTVTNVSIAVGSGLGALALAIGTPEAYRILLVAAGGLYLLALVRLVKLPASVDARPVPPVTGAVGVVAALDGTVDDDLPEADEADAAGGRASQGRRPEASARPTPSTKRRSRFAHSPWRDPRYLALTALSAIFGMQFGVAEIGVPLWIAHETDASAVLVSAVLILNTVIVVLFQVPLSRGTHDLRRAGRVSAIAAWLMAATCLVYAAAAGLPVWFSVVFIVLASITHAFAEVLSQAGGWGLSFELADPVQAGTYQGVYSMGYSIGATLAPAVVTATALSMGLTGWAILAVIFLASGLGTWAIARAAASRADAAAARLAVGGVG, encoded by the coding sequence GTGAGCCCTACCTCCAGCCCCGACACCTCGTCACTGCCCGTCATCGAACCCGATCTCGACGCCGCCGCCGCGAGCATCGACGAAGCGGATGCCGCGGCGCAGGCGTCGCCGGCCACGCAGGCGGATGCGGCGGGCGGCGGGGGCACGGCGAAGCCGGGTCTGGCGGCCCGCATCGCAGCATCCGTCTCCGACCCGGTGCTGCGGATCCTCGTGACGGCGACCCTCATCAGCCGGGTCGGGCGGGGCATCTTCCTCACGATCACGGTGCTGTACTTCACGCTCGTGGTGGGGCTCCCGGCGCACGAGATCGCGATCGTGCTGGGCGCCGCGAGCGCGGCCGGCATCGTCGCCTCGCTCGCGGGCGGCTGGCTCGCCGACCGCATGAGCGCCCGGCGGGTGCTGCTCGTGTTCACGACCCTCGAGGGACTCGGCCTGCTCTGCTACGCCGTCACGGGCGACTTCGTCTCGGCGCTGGTCGTCGCCGTGATCGTCGGCGCGTTCGGGCAGGGCGCGAACTCGACGCGCATGGCGATCCTCGCGCGGGCGTTCGAACCCGAGCAGCGGGTGCACGCCCGCGCGGTGCTGCGCACGGTCACGAACGTGTCGATCGCCGTCGGCTCGGGGCTCGGCGCGCTCGCCCTCGCGATCGGCACGCCCGAGGCGTACCGGATCCTGCTCGTCGCAGCCGGCGGGCTGTACCTGCTCGCGCTCGTGCGGCTCGTGAAGCTACCCGCGAGCGTCGACGCCCGACCGGTTCCTCCGGTGACGGGCGCGGTCGGGGTGGTCGCCGCCTTGGACGGCACCGTCGACGACGACCTGCCCGAGGCGGACGAGGCGGATGCCGCGGGCGGCCGCGCATCGCAAGGTCGCCGCCCCGAGGCATCCGCTCGCCCGACGCCCTCGACGAAGCGTCGCAGCCGCTTCGCGCACTCGCCCTGGCGCGACCCGCGCTACCTCGCGCTCACGGCCCTCAGCGCGATCTTCGGCATGCAGTTCGGCGTCGCCGAGATCGGCGTGCCGCTGTGGATCGCGCATGAGACCGACGCCTCGGCCGTGCTGGTGTCGGCCGTGCTCATCCTCAACACGGTCATCGTCGTGCTGTTCCAGGTGCCGCTCTCGCGCGGGACCCACGACCTGCGCCGCGCCGGGCGCGTGTCGGCGATCGCCGCGTGGCTCATGGCCGCGACGTGCCTCGTCTACGCCGCGGCCGCGGGCCTGCCGGTGTGGTTCTCGGTCGTGTTCATCGTGCTCGCCTCGATCACGCACGCGTTCGCCGAGGTGCTCTCGCAGGCCGGGGGCTGGGGCCTGAGCTTCGAGCTCGCCGACCCCGTGCAAGCTGGCACCTACCAGGGCGTCTACTCGATGGGCTACTCGATCGGCGCGACGCTCGCCCCCGCCGTCGTGACCGCGACGGCACTCAGCATGGGCCTCACGGGGTGGGCGATCCTCGCGGTGATCTTCCTCGCGTCGGGGCTCGGCACGTGGGCGATCGCGCGAGCGGCGGCGAGTCGGGCGGACGCCGCGGCGGCCCGCCTGGCCGTCGGAGGCGTCGGGTAG
- a CDS encoding DUF5937 family protein codes for MLRYVLNEDDVGAVRFALSPLCELGLSLRAIREPARFPLQLGWLRRTEEARERLDMHVLGALIDERMWTPDFLNPRPASPLTRLEDEFRALAATPPDVFRSDLVAVHGHVPEVFAGSTSQALRRIIRALSQLWETCFEPYWPRMRAVLEADVVYRGRQIAQAGVASMLNGLSPRIAYDHGVVSVRLADPKDRTLAIDGNGLTLMPTMFTRRASAPIGDGPPMILYSARGQGALWEAEPVANPAAVAAVLGETRASLLAALGDPASSTELGVRFGVTASAVNQHLRVLRDAGLLVSTRYGRSVLYLRSELGSALLESRSG; via the coding sequence ATGTTGCGGTACGTGCTGAACGAGGACGACGTCGGAGCCGTGCGCTTCGCGCTCTCACCCCTGTGCGAACTCGGGCTGTCGTTGCGCGCGATCCGCGAGCCCGCGAGGTTCCCGCTGCAGCTCGGCTGGCTGCGCCGCACCGAGGAGGCCCGCGAACGGCTCGACATGCACGTGCTCGGGGCGCTCATCGACGAACGCATGTGGACGCCCGACTTCTTGAACCCCCGCCCGGCGTCGCCGCTCACGCGCCTCGAAGACGAGTTTCGCGCGCTCGCCGCGACGCCGCCCGACGTGTTCCGCAGCGACCTCGTCGCCGTGCACGGGCACGTGCCAGAGGTGTTCGCCGGGTCGACGAGCCAGGCGCTGCGCCGCATCATCCGTGCCCTGTCACAGCTCTGGGAGACCTGCTTCGAACCGTACTGGCCGCGCATGCGCGCCGTGCTCGAGGCCGACGTCGTCTACCGCGGCCGTCAGATCGCGCAGGCCGGAGTCGCGAGCATGCTGAACGGCCTCTCGCCGCGCATCGCCTACGACCACGGCGTGGTCTCCGTGCGCCTCGCAGACCCGAAGGATCGAACGCTCGCGATCGACGGCAACGGCCTCACCCTCATGCCCACGATGTTCACGCGTCGCGCCTCGGCGCCGATCGGCGACGGGCCGCCGATGATCCTCTACTCGGCCAGGGGCCAGGGCGCCCTCTGGGAGGCCGAGCCCGTGGCCAATCCCGCCGCGGTCGCCGCGGTGCTCGGCGAGACGCGCGCGAGCCTGCTCGCCGCCCTCGGCGACCCCGCGTCATCGACCGAGCTCGGGGTGCGCTTCGGCGTCACCGCCTCGGCCGTGAACCAGCACCTGCGCGTGCTGCGCGACGCCGGCCTGCTCGTCAGTACCCGCTACGGCCGCAGCGTGCTCTACCTGCGCAGCGAGCTCGGTTCGGCCCTGCTCGAGTCGCGCTCGGGCTGA
- a CDS encoding DUF1232 domain-containing protein → MPHTGGMWWSFLKAVRSGEHRIAPVTWVAAIAATVYAISPIDLMPELVLGPLGLADDLGLWGMLALLVVREQRRWLAAPGAK, encoded by the coding sequence GTGCCGCACACTGGAGGCATGTGGTGGAGCTTTCTCAAGGCGGTCCGATCCGGTGAGCACCGGATCGCGCCGGTGACGTGGGTCGCCGCGATCGCGGCGACCGTCTACGCGATCTCGCCGATCGACCTGATGCCCGAACTCGTGCTCGGCCCGCTCGGGCTCGCCGACGACCTCGGCCTGTGGGGCATGCTCGCGCTGCTGGTCGTTCGGGAGCAGCGACGGTGGCTCGCCGCCCCCGGCGCGAAGTAG
- a CDS encoding YciI family protein: MTKYLISFPSSAMVVSADDLPAVADAAHAVVQEAKDAGVWVFGGGIDEGVAPVMVDGDGTVTEGTYPQTTQFDGGYTVLELPTRAAALEWAAKIATACRCAQEVREFMYDPES, encoded by the coding sequence ATGACGAAGTACCTGATCTCGTTCCCGAGCAGCGCCATGGTCGTCTCGGCTGACGACCTGCCGGCCGTGGCGGATGCCGCGCACGCCGTCGTCCAGGAGGCGAAGGACGCCGGCGTCTGGGTGTTCGGCGGCGGCATCGACGAGGGCGTCGCGCCCGTCATGGTCGACGGCGACGGAACGGTCACCGAAGGCACCTACCCGCAGACGACGCAGTTCGACGGCGGATACACCGTGCTGGAACTCCCGACCCGCGCGGCCGCCCTCGAGTGGGCCGCCAAGATCGCGACCGCCTGCCGGTGCGCGCAGGAGGTCCGGGAATTCATGTACGACCCCGAGAGCTGA
- a CDS encoding DUF1801 domain-containing protein has product MPARFATVDEFLAAQAPERRADVEALRALVREAGPGLVEIVKWNSPSYTLDGVDRLTINAPGKGPLRLILHFGTERAEEKGAVSRFAGDPEGLLTWHSDIRASLTLPSAQDLDGRREAIVAVIRAWLAEDGSNR; this is encoded by the coding sequence ATGCCCGCCCGCTTCGCGACCGTCGACGAATTCCTCGCCGCCCAGGCCCCCGAGCGCCGAGCCGACGTCGAGGCGCTTCGTGCGCTCGTGCGCGAAGCCGGCCCCGGGCTGGTCGAGATCGTGAAGTGGAATTCGCCCAGCTACACGCTCGACGGCGTCGATCGGCTCACGATCAACGCCCCGGGCAAGGGACCGCTTCGGCTCATCCTCCACTTCGGCACCGAGCGGGCAGAAGAGAAGGGTGCCGTGTCGAGATTCGCAGGCGACCCCGAGGGGCTGCTCACGTGGCATTCCGACATCCGTGCCAGCCTCACGCTGCCGTCCGCCCAGGACCTCGATGGCCGGCGTGAGGCGATCGTCGCCGTCATCCGCGCCTGGTTGGCGGAGGACGGCTCGAACCGATGA
- a CDS encoding MmcQ/YjbR family DNA-binding protein yields MATLDDLRRTAETLPGSEERATTGGAAWFVRNKLYAWECHPWPSIPEEVRAIVAAELVVGVKVADPVDAMALKQMAPDVFLRTTTPWGEPKIAFRMAGIELDHLAELVTEAWRVQAPKYLRREFDER; encoded by the coding sequence GTGGCCACCCTCGACGACCTGCGCCGCACGGCCGAGACCCTGCCGGGCAGCGAGGAGCGCGCGACGACCGGCGGCGCCGCCTGGTTCGTGCGCAACAAGCTCTACGCGTGGGAGTGCCACCCGTGGCCGAGCATCCCCGAAGAGGTGCGCGCGATCGTCGCGGCAGAGCTCGTCGTCGGCGTCAAGGTCGCCGATCCGGTCGACGCCATGGCGCTCAAGCAGATGGCGCCCGACGTGTTCCTGCGCACGACGACCCCGTGGGGCGAGCCCAAGATCGCGTTCCGAATGGCGGGCATCGAGCTCGATCACCTCGCCGAGCTCGTGACCGAGGCCTGGCGCGTGCAGGCGCCCAAGTACCTGCGGCGCGAGTTCGACGAGCGCTAG
- a CDS encoding NADP-dependent oxidoreductase, which yields MTDTMRALVIDRTGEADELHLADVPRPTRISDEVVVRVVAAGVNPIDVKTRAGRGTSAAITGYPAVLGNDFAGVVEQVPYASHPLHVGDRVYGAARPPRTPGTFAEFVTVSSMSVAPMPASLGFVEAAALPIAALTAWGAIVDVARVHDGQRVLVHAGAGGVGHLAVQLAAYFGAHVTATCGPDNVEFVQGLGAERVIDYRSERFEAVAGEQDVVIDLIGNVKDDTGTRSLDVLRRGGLLVNVPTGSWPTMADEAAARGIRATGYSCSPDARTLAVLTRLVDDGALRVHVDRELPLESGAEAHRLVEGGHVRGKVVLRVAPDPE from the coding sequence ATGACCGACACGATGCGCGCCCTGGTGATCGACCGCACGGGCGAGGCCGACGAACTGCACCTCGCCGACGTGCCGCGACCGACGCGCATCAGCGACGAGGTGGTCGTGCGGGTCGTGGCCGCGGGTGTCAACCCGATCGACGTCAAGACGCGCGCGGGCAGGGGTACGTCGGCCGCGATCACGGGCTACCCCGCCGTGCTCGGAAACGACTTCGCGGGCGTCGTCGAGCAGGTGCCGTACGCGTCGCACCCGCTGCACGTCGGCGATCGGGTCTACGGCGCCGCCCGCCCGCCGCGCACGCCCGGCACGTTCGCCGAGTTCGTGACGGTCTCGTCGATGAGCGTGGCGCCCATGCCCGCCTCGCTCGGCTTCGTCGAGGCCGCAGCCCTGCCGATCGCGGCGCTGACCGCGTGGGGTGCGATCGTCGACGTCGCGCGCGTCCACGACGGACAGCGCGTGCTGGTGCACGCCGGCGCGGGCGGCGTCGGCCACCTGGCCGTGCAGCTGGCCGCCTACTTCGGCGCCCACGTCACCGCGACCTGCGGACCCGACAACGTCGAGTTCGTGCAGGGACTGGGCGCCGAACGCGTCATCGACTACCGTTCCGAGCGCTTCGAAGCGGTCGCAGGCGAGCAGGACGTCGTCATCGACCTCATCGGCAACGTGAAGGATGACACGGGCACGCGTTCGCTCGACGTGCTCCGCCGCGGCGGGCTGCTCGTCAACGTGCCGACCGGATCGTGGCCGACCATGGCCGACGAGGCGGCCGCCCGCGGCATCCGCGCGACCGGATACTCGTGCTCCCCCGACGCCCGCACGCTCGCCGTGCTCACACGACTCGTCGACGACGGCGCCCTGCGCGTGCACGTCGACCGTGAACTGCCGCTCGAGTCCGGTGCCGAGGCGCACCGCCTCGTCGAGGGCGGGCACGTGCGGGGCAAGGTCGTGCTGCGCGTCGCACCCGACCCCGAGTAG
- a CDS encoding alpha/beta fold hydrolase: protein MTVVLLHGLGADRRQPLTLLEPMVHEVLGDDELVIAPDVRAHGGFLEIGHADDFALDRLAAEVAAAVRRDLAEAAVERANDAAGRGGRAAGADGLDLDAPLTIMGISMGAAIALRIALDGLLPVERAVFIRPSFDDRPVPENLRAFPVIGQVLADAGASGAAEFQEREVYQRVAEISPLGARGLLAQFTAPDAARRAMRLVEIPRNRAFRDDAELAELEHRGIRSLVVGALRDPVHPLPTAERWAAGVAGPLLVLPARDDGPAAQGHVLTEQVGRWLRDF from the coding sequence ATGACGGTCGTGCTCCTGCACGGGCTCGGCGCCGACCGCCGTCAGCCCCTCACGCTGCTCGAACCCATGGTCCACGAGGTGCTCGGCGACGACGAACTCGTCATCGCGCCCGACGTGCGGGCGCACGGCGGATTCCTCGAGATCGGCCATGCCGACGACTTCGCGCTCGACCGCCTCGCGGCCGAGGTCGCCGCAGCCGTGCGCCGCGACCTCGCCGAGGCCGCGGTCGAGCGGGCCAACGACGCCGCAGGCCGTGGCGGTCGCGCTGCCGGCGCCGACGGCCTCGATCTCGATGCGCCGCTCACCATCATGGGCATCTCCATGGGCGCGGCGATCGCCCTGCGCATCGCCCTCGACGGACTGCTTCCCGTCGAACGCGCGGTGTTCATCCGTCCGTCGTTCGACGACCGCCCGGTGCCTGAGAACCTCCGCGCATTCCCCGTGATCGGGCAGGTGCTCGCCGACGCCGGGGCCTCCGGCGCGGCCGAGTTCCAGGAGCGCGAGGTCTACCAGAGGGTCGCCGAGATCTCCCCGCTCGGGGCGCGCGGCCTGCTCGCCCAGTTCACCGCCCCCGATGCCGCGCGCCGGGCCATGCGGCTCGTCGAGATCCCCCGCAACCGGGCGTTCCGCGACGACGCCGAACTGGCCGAGCTCGAGCACCGCGGCATCCGCTCGCTCGTGGTCGGCGCCCTGCGCGACCCCGTGCACCCGCTGCCCACGGCCGAGCGCTGGGCCGCCGGTGTCGCCGGACCCCTGCTCGTGCTGCCGGCCCGTGACGACGGCCCCGCCGCCCAGGGGCACGTGCTCACCGAGCAGGTCGGGCGCTGGCTGCGCGACTTCTAG
- a CDS encoding YqaJ viral recombinase family protein, protein MTPPAKLPHETRVVADSSDRVAWLRARSQGVTATDAAKLATRTSVKSAAWEKLHGAPRSFGGSRYTDHGREREPVIAAWAARTHGMSHSSLLFHAASDRRHLATPDGLRVHDGVLELCEIKTTSKPWRAVPRSYLRQVWWQQYVLGAERTLIVWEQHDDFVPVGPEPLCRWIERDDDQIAILVQLAGELLEAIRPTQAPAQDARAYYRPSVLA, encoded by the coding sequence ATCACGCCGCCGGCGAAGCTGCCGCACGAGACGCGCGTCGTGGCCGACTCGAGCGACCGGGTCGCCTGGCTGCGGGCACGATCGCAGGGTGTGACCGCGACCGACGCAGCGAAGCTCGCGACCCGCACGTCCGTGAAGTCCGCGGCCTGGGAGAAGCTCCACGGCGCCCCGCGCAGCTTCGGCGGCAGCCGCTACACCGACCACGGCCGCGAGCGCGAGCCCGTGATCGCCGCGTGGGCGGCGCGCACGCACGGCATGAGCCACTCCTCGCTGCTCTTCCACGCGGCATCCGACCGCCGCCACCTCGCCACGCCCGACGGCCTGCGCGTGCACGACGGCGTGCTCGAGCTGTGCGAGATCAAGACCACGTCGAAGCCGTGGCGCGCCGTGCCCCGCAGCTACCTGCGGCAGGTGTGGTGGCAGCAGTACGTGCTCGGCGCAGAGCGCACGCTCATCGTGTGGGAGCAGCACGACGACTTCGTGCCCGTCGGGCCCGAGCCGCTCTGCCGGTGGATCGAGCGAGACGACGACCAGATCGCGATCCTCGTGCAACTGGCCGGCGAGCTGCTCGAGGCGATCCGGCCCACGCAGGCGCCCGCACAAGACGCACGCGCGTACTACCGGCCGAGCGTTCTGGCATGA
- a CDS encoding molybdopterin-dependent oxidoreductase, whose product MEHDAGRSGGHDRSGTDFRSPASPVRARLRWWSLASLAGVISAGVFLAAAELVSFLVARDGSPILAVGSFVIDIVPRWAKELAIEVFGANDKLALLGGLGLAVLVAAAVTGVLQFVRPPLGVVALGLAGALSFAAIVTRTGATAFAWLPPVVGTAAGIVVLHLLVFRLRAWRDDRAAAAARHASATSAAAKAKAAQAAATAEAAWAPAAPETGIPAPAPKPAPAPVTATEDPGERAKGGRAAASVDRRGFFVLAGLAAASALVVGVGSRVAGAATSSIAAVRKALRLPAPNSTVMIPDGAELDIPGITPLYTPNADFYRVDTALTVPSVDPATWRLVVDGMVGERVELTFDDLVAMGLDEYSITLTCVSNEVGGDLLGTAKWLGVPVRDVLALARPGADADMVLSRSVDGFTASTPLGSLTDAGLDAILAVAMNGEPLPLEHGFPVRMVVPGLYGYVSATKWVTELKVTRFDAEEAYWTPRGYSAKAPIKLSSRIDTPRLDKAVRPGTTVIAGVAWAQTVGIERVEVQIDDADWQLATLSNPVNADTWVQWFLEWEATSGTHNVTVRATDRDGNLQVEERAPIAPDGSTGWQRRLVQVG is encoded by the coding sequence ATGGAGCACGACGCAGGGCGATCGGGCGGCCACGACCGCTCCGGCACGGACTTCAGGTCTCCGGCTTCACCCGTGCGGGCGCGGCTGCGCTGGTGGTCGCTCGCCTCGCTCGCCGGCGTCATCAGCGCCGGGGTGTTCCTCGCCGCCGCCGAACTCGTCTCGTTCCTCGTCGCGCGCGACGGCAGCCCGATCCTCGCGGTCGGGTCGTTCGTCATCGACATCGTGCCGCGATGGGCGAAGGAGCTCGCCATCGAGGTGTTCGGCGCGAACGACAAGCTCGCGCTCCTCGGCGGCCTCGGCCTCGCGGTGCTCGTCGCCGCCGCCGTCACGGGCGTGCTGCAGTTCGTGCGCCCGCCCCTCGGCGTGGTCGCACTCGGCCTCGCCGGCGCGCTCTCGTTCGCCGCCATCGTCACCCGCACGGGCGCGACCGCGTTCGCCTGGCTTCCTCCCGTCGTCGGCACCGCGGCGGGCATCGTCGTGCTGCATCTGCTCGTCTTCCGGCTGCGCGCGTGGCGCGACGACCGCGCTGCGGCTGCCGCGCGCCACGCATCGGCCACGTCCGCCGCGGCGAAGGCGAAGGCCGCGCAGGCGGCCGCCACCGCGGAGGCGGCGTGGGCGCCTGCTGCCCCGGAGACGGGGATCCCGGCCCCTGCACCGAAGCCTGCACCGGCGCCCGTGACGGCGACCGAAGACCCCGGCGAGCGCGCGAAGGGCGGCCGCGCCGCGGCATCCGTCGACCGTCGCGGGTTCTTCGTGCTCGCGGGGCTGGCAGCGGCATCCGCACTCGTGGTCGGCGTCGGCTCGCGCGTGGCCGGCGCCGCGACGAGCTCGATCGCCGCCGTTCGCAAGGCGCTGAGGCTGCCCGCGCCGAACTCGACGGTGATGATTCCGGATGGCGCCGAGCTCGACATCCCCGGCATCACGCCGTTGTACACGCCGAACGCCGACTTCTACCGGGTCGATACCGCGCTGACCGTGCCCTCGGTCGACCCGGCGACCTGGCGGCTCGTGGTCGACGGCATGGTCGGCGAGCGCGTGGAGCTCACCTTCGACGACCTCGTGGCCATGGGCCTCGACGAATACTCGATCACGCTGACCTGCGTCTCGAACGAGGTCGGCGGCGACCTGCTCGGCACGGCGAAGTGGCTGGGCGTGCCCGTGCGCGACGTGCTGGCCCTGGCGCGCCCTGGAGCCGACGCCGACATGGTGCTGTCCCGGAGCGTCGACGGGTTCACCGCGTCGACACCGCTCGGTTCGCTCACCGACGCCGGACTCGACGCGATCCTCGCGGTCGCCATGAACGGCGAGCCGCTGCCGCTCGAGCACGGCTTCCCGGTGCGGATGGTCGTGCCCGGCCTCTACGGCTACGTCTCGGCGACGAAGTGGGTGACCGAGCTGAAGGTCACGCGCTTCGACGCGGAGGAGGCGTACTGGACCCCGCGCGGCTACAGCGCGAAGGCGCCGATCAAGCTCTCGTCGCGCATCGACACCCCTCGTCTCGACAAGGCCGTCCGACCTGGGACGACCGTGATCGCCGGTGTCGCCTGGGCGCAGACCGTCGGCATCGAGCGGGTCGAGGTGCAGATCGACGACGCCGACTGGCAGCTCGCGACCCTCTCGAACCCGGTCAACGCCGACACCTGGGTGCAGTGGTTCCTCGAGTGGGAGGCGACGAGCGGCACCCACAACGTGACCGTGCGGGCGACGGACCGCGACGGCAACCTGCAGGTCGAGGAACGCGCGCCCATCGCGCCCGACGGGTCGACCGGATGGCAGCGCCGACTCGTGCAGGTGGGCTGA
- a CDS encoding SIP domain-containing protein codes for MVSRMRPSTPPAARVLMAGDTGDVAAIRSRLADCDPNATGLVFIEAFNAVQIVPIEAPTGIGVHWVFRERPQGTVAPRGQSLVAAVDAWLDEWMRPEGGVEISIWLGARSSDVVATFASRLDRELAAI; via the coding sequence ATGGTCAGCAGGATGCGACCGAGCACGCCGCCGGCGGCACGCGTGCTCATGGCCGGCGACACGGGCGACGTCGCGGCGATCCGATCCCGGCTCGCCGACTGCGATCCGAACGCGACCGGCCTGGTCTTCATCGAGGCGTTCAACGCCGTGCAGATCGTGCCCATCGAGGCGCCGACCGGCATCGGCGTGCACTGGGTGTTCCGCGAGCGCCCGCAGGGAACGGTCGCCCCGCGCGGTCAGTCGCTCGTCGCGGCCGTCGATGCCTGGCTCGACGAGTGGATGCGCCCCGAGGGTGGCGTCGAGATCTCGATCTGGCTCGGCGCGCGTTCGTCAGACGTGGTCGCCACGTTCGCGAGCCGCCTCGACCGC